From Zingiber officinale cultivar Zhangliang chromosome 5B, Zo_v1.1, whole genome shotgun sequence, the proteins below share one genomic window:
- the LOC121987480 gene encoding WD-40 repeat-containing protein MSI4-like: protein MIIFFLRFVDKSVHMFDQRNLTSGGVGAPVHKLDGHKVAVLYVQWFLDKASIFRRAAEDGFLNIWDYEVYKSQVLQS, encoded by the exons ATGATCATATTTTTTCTCAGGTTTGTTGATAAGTCTGTGCATATGTTTGATCAACGTAACCTAACTTCTGGTGGTGTTGGTGCACCAGTACACAAACTTGATGGTCACAAGGTTGCTGTTCTCTATGTTCAG TGGTTTCTTGACAAAgcatcaatttttagaagagctgCTGAGGATGGCTTCCTCAATATATGGGATTATGAAG tttacaaatctcaagtactccagagttga